From Musa acuminata AAA Group cultivar baxijiao chromosome BXJ3-8, Cavendish_Baxijiao_AAA, whole genome shotgun sequence, one genomic window encodes:
- the LOC135645293 gene encoding serine/arginine-rich splicing factor SR30-like isoform X1 — protein sequence MVFPDYKIPLYALIAIRPKAPKPRRRFAKPSRLSPRPGSMSKRYSRTIYVGNLPGDIREREVEDLFYKYGPIIDIDLKIPPRPPGYAFIEFEDPRDAEDAIRGRDGYNFDGHRLRVELAHGGRGQSSSFDRHSSHSSGGRRGGVSRRTEYRVMVTGLPSSASWQDLKDHMRRAGDVCFSEVFRDGGGTIGIVDYTNYDDMKYAIRKLDDSEFRNAFSRAYIRVKEYDSKRSLSRSRSRSRSNSRSPSPARSRSRSRSKSPKEKSSRRSLSRSRSRSASSRSRSASKGRSLSRSRSRSRSPVTSPARDEPVNQSPTKRSPSKSRSRSLSRSRSPVAKSD from the exons ATGGTCTTCCCCGACTATAAGATTCCTCTTTACGCCCTAATCGCCATCCGCCCGAAAGCCCCAAAACCTCGACGCCGATTTGCGAAGCCAAGCCGCCTTTCCCCACGCCCAG GAAGTATGAGTAAGCGATACAGTCGAACCATCTACGTGGGCAATCTCCCCGGTGACATTCGTGAAAGGGAGGTGGAAGATCTGTTCTACAAG TATGGACCCATTATTGATATTGATTTGAAGATTCCTCCAAGGCCTCCAGGTTATGCTTTCATCGAG TTTGAAGATCCTCGTGATGCTGAAGATGCTATTCGTGGACGGGATGGATATAATTTTGATGGTCACAGATTACGA GTGGAACTTGCTCATGGTGGTAGAGGCCAATCTTCATCATTTGATCGACATAGTAGTCATAGTAGTGGGGGGCGCCGTGGTGGTGTTTCCAGGCGCACAGAATATCGCG TAATGGTCACTGGTTTGCCTTCGTCAGCATCGTGGCAAGACTTAAAG GATCATATGCGCCGAGCTGGTGATGTCTGCTTTTCTGAAGTTTTTCGTGATGGTGGTG GTACGATTGGAATTGTCGATTATAcaaattatgatgatatgaaatatgcg atTAGGAAGCTAGATGACTCCGAGTTCCGGAATGCATTTTCGCGGGCATATATAAGA GTGAAGGAGTACGACTCCAAGAGAAGCTTGTCTAGGAGCCGTAGTCGTAGCCGTTCAAACTCAAGAAGCCCAAGTCCGGCTCGCAGCAGGAGTCGGAGCCGAAG CAAGTCTCCTAAGGAAAAGTCATCACGCCGTTCCTTGTCAAGGTCTCGATCAAGATCTGCATCTTCTCGTTCTCGATCAGCATCCAAAGGACGCTCTTTGTCAAG ATCACGATCAAGATCCAGATCTCCTGTAACTTCT CCCGCTCGTGATGAGCCTGTGAACCAAAGTCCTACCAAGCGGAgtcctagcaaaagcaggagcagGAGCTTATCTCGATCTCGATCGCCTGTG GCGAAATCTGATTAG
- the LOC135645148 gene encoding mitochondrial zinc maintenance protein 1, mitochondrial-like, protein MSPCVGVFVVRRSWNTTAGERGMGGTQALAAYRALLRATRKTFAGDTLMLAESAAEIRRKFEENRGVAAEAEVNRLLDEAREASHFVSHMIVQAKLSSSGGYVVKPTKEHAGATLEVPSEEFLSKST, encoded by the exons ATGTCTCCTTGTGTGGGTGTTTTTGTTGTGCGTCGTTCTTGGAACACAACGGCTGGTGAGAGAGGGATGGGGGGAACGCAGGCTCTGGCGGCGTACCGGGCCCTGTTGAGGGCGACGCGGAAGACGTTCGCCGGGGACACGCTGATGCTGGCGGAATCTGCGGCGGAGATCCGGCGGAAGTTCGAGGAGAACCGAGGCGTGGCCGCGGAGGCGGAGGTGAATCGCTTGCTCGACGAGGCCCGGGAGGCCTCCCACTTTGTCTCTCACATGATCGTCCAAGCGAAACTCAGCTCCTCTGGCGGCTACG TTGTTAAACCTACGAAAGAACATGCTGGAGCAACACTGGAGGTTCCCTCAGAAGAGTTCCTTTCTAAGTCTACCTAA
- the LOC135645293 gene encoding serine/arginine-rich splicing factor SR30-like isoform X2, translating into MVFPDYKIPLYALIAIRPKAPKPRRRFAKPSRLSPRPGSMSKRYSRTIYVGNLPGDIREREVEDLFYKYGPIIDIDLKIPPRPPGYAFIEFEDPRDAEDAIRGRDGYNFDGHRLRVELAHGGRGQSSSFDRHSSHSSGGRRGGVSRRTEYRVMVTGLPSSASWQDLKDHMRRAGDVCFSEVFRDGGGTIGIVDYTNYDDMKYAIRKLDDSEFRNAFSRAYIRVKEYDSKRSLSRSRSRSRSNSRSPSPARSRSRSRSKSPKEKSSRRSLSRSRSRSASSRSRSASKGRSLSRFGHKRGSLDCILGSGLDLVQMLATLLVL; encoded by the exons ATGGTCTTCCCCGACTATAAGATTCCTCTTTACGCCCTAATCGCCATCCGCCCGAAAGCCCCAAAACCTCGACGCCGATTTGCGAAGCCAAGCCGCCTTTCCCCACGCCCAG GAAGTATGAGTAAGCGATACAGTCGAACCATCTACGTGGGCAATCTCCCCGGTGACATTCGTGAAAGGGAGGTGGAAGATCTGTTCTACAAG TATGGACCCATTATTGATATTGATTTGAAGATTCCTCCAAGGCCTCCAGGTTATGCTTTCATCGAG TTTGAAGATCCTCGTGATGCTGAAGATGCTATTCGTGGACGGGATGGATATAATTTTGATGGTCACAGATTACGA GTGGAACTTGCTCATGGTGGTAGAGGCCAATCTTCATCATTTGATCGACATAGTAGTCATAGTAGTGGGGGGCGCCGTGGTGGTGTTTCCAGGCGCACAGAATATCGCG TAATGGTCACTGGTTTGCCTTCGTCAGCATCGTGGCAAGACTTAAAG GATCATATGCGCCGAGCTGGTGATGTCTGCTTTTCTGAAGTTTTTCGTGATGGTGGTG GTACGATTGGAATTGTCGATTATAcaaattatgatgatatgaaatatgcg atTAGGAAGCTAGATGACTCCGAGTTCCGGAATGCATTTTCGCGGGCATATATAAGA GTGAAGGAGTACGACTCCAAGAGAAGCTTGTCTAGGAGCCGTAGTCGTAGCCGTTCAAACTCAAGAAGCCCAAGTCCGGCTCGCAGCAGGAGTCGGAGCCGAAG CAAGTCTCCTAAGGAAAAGTCATCACGCCGTTCCTTGTCAAGGTCTCGATCAAGATCTGCATCTTCTCGTTCTCGATCAGCATCCAAAGGACGCTCTTTGTCAAG ATTTGGGCATAAGCGGGGATCTCTGGATTGCATATTAGGATCTGGATTGGATTTGGTACAAATGCTTGCAACTCTTTTGGTGTTGTGA